A genome region from Campylobacterota bacterium includes the following:
- a CDS encoding nucleotidyltransferase family protein, translating to MTAVLLAAGLGTRLRPLTDKLPKCLVPIGGKVLLDYWFDHLSDAGIERFIVNTHYMAGTVEKHVRNSPWRDSVLLLHEEELLLTGGTLLRCKPYLQDEAFMVVHADNLSFCDFSAFIEAHRTRPAGCEMTMMTFATDTPQSCGIVQLDERGVVSAFFEKVPNPPGNLANAAVYILEPSVIAFIETLHKERVDFSTEVLPAFVGKIFTFHNDRYHRDIGTLESYALAQIEVSNYKD from the coding sequence ATGACCGCCGTCTTGCTCGCGGCGGGTCTGGGTACCCGACTACGCCCCCTGACCGATAAGCTCCCCAAATGCCTCGTCCCGATCGGGGGAAAAGTGTTGCTCGATTACTGGTTCGATCACCTGAGCGATGCGGGAATCGAACGCTTTATCGTCAACACCCACTACATGGCCGGCACCGTCGAAAAGCATGTCCGCAACTCCCCCTGGAGGGATTCGGTCCTCCTGCTGCACGAAGAAGAACTGCTGCTGACGGGGGGGACGCTGCTCCGATGCAAGCCCTATCTCCAAGACGAAGCTTTTATGGTCGTACATGCCGATAACCTGAGTTTCTGCGACTTTTCGGCCTTCATCGAAGCCCACCGTACCCGCCCTGCGGGATGTGAAATGACGATGATGACGTTTGCCACCGATACTCCCCAAAGCTGCGGAATCGTCCAACTCGACGAGCGGGGCGTCGTCAGCGCTTTTTTCGAAAAGGTTCCAAACCCTCCCGGCAACCTCGCCAACGCCGCGGTTTATATCCTCGAACCTTCGGTCATCGCCTTCATCGAAACGCTGCACAAAGAGCGCGTCGATTTCAGTACCGAAGTGCTCCCCGCTTTCGTCGGAAAAATTTTCACGTTTCACAACGACCGCTATCACAGAGACATTGGAACGCTTGAAAGTTATGCGTTGGCACAAATCGAGGTTTCGAATTACAAAGATTGA
- a CDS encoding 6-hydroxymethylpterin diphosphokinase MptE-like protein, translated as MERIQEQAIQTFQNNLTFFKEHHKHVYDKISILQEAIEQGNYRENYALEYRDGYFDVKELSSGYCLYNQSSLEHARTCTEQVSMNKTESVLETFYNFEFSENAAATAAETDPTKSSYATTAPVIRYVHEVAPKDKPLLQIYKYIFLGTGLGVHMAQIHQKIKSHMYLFIENNLEIFRLSLFVTDYSSAFGGSELHFCIADTPADFRERFNRFFHIGFLYNNYLKFSLFSDAYAHLIPQLQSFIASQSHLTYSHHRLLEKNARVLRTMEEGYRFLNLSNHHCDTVFSEKPVLLVAPGPSLDKNIEWLKSHHDQFIIVCVLNAVKALEKHAIVPHVVVHGDESEFHLLQTFARLENPDFLKDAFFILTPSIPMHVFTRYYKKEQIFLFEERTRYKQSFGHLEGFSVGELTYALCLLFDARSLYLLGLDLALDPETGRTHAGDHHNDTTLEGKNTLNDKNVLDLFASTMPVKGNFLATVFTTPLFEMSLHRMEYFTRLYKSENQHVYNLNNGAFFYGTLPTKVTSVEEFTSLDQTLIHSRLESFFHDVSSSRLTPEESKQFDIRREHVQRTLEIITNFSESNVSSLQLFFQEYSKMVSQLVQSSGDIELAQIFTVYLEYISGYIGEFINSKNIDNPKRHTKKLQKIVVAQLLKLHNHYQTSLNNAELAIAALAE; from the coding sequence ATGGAACGCATCCAAGAACAAGCCATTCAAACGTTTCAAAACAATCTAACCTTTTTTAAAGAGCATCACAAACATGTTTACGACAAAATTTCCATTCTTCAGGAGGCGATTGAACAAGGAAACTATCGGGAAAACTATGCGCTGGAATACCGCGACGGGTATTTTGATGTCAAAGAACTCTCGAGCGGCTATTGTCTTTACAACCAGTCCAGCCTCGAACATGCACGCACCTGCACCGAGCAGGTGTCGATGAATAAAACCGAATCGGTACTGGAAACCTTTTACAATTTTGAATTTTCTGAAAATGCCGCCGCTACCGCCGCCGAAACTGATCCTACCAAGAGTTCGTACGCCACAACCGCACCGGTCATCCGATACGTTCACGAGGTCGCACCGAAAGACAAACCCCTGCTGCAAATCTACAAATACATATTTCTGGGTACGGGACTTGGAGTACACATGGCCCAAATCCACCAAAAAATCAAAAGCCATATGTATCTTTTTATCGAAAACAATCTTGAAATTTTCCGCCTTTCGTTATTTGTCACCGATTATTCGTCCGCTTTCGGGGGCTCTGAGCTTCACTTCTGTATCGCCGACACTCCGGCCGATTTCCGCGAACGCTTCAACCGTTTTTTTCATATCGGATTTCTGTACAACAACTATCTGAAGTTTTCGCTTTTCTCGGATGCGTACGCCCATCTGATCCCGCAGTTGCAAAGCTTTATCGCATCCCAGTCGCATCTGACCTATTCGCATCATCGTCTCCTTGAAAAGAACGCCCGTGTTCTTCGCACCATGGAAGAAGGATACCGTTTTTTAAACCTTTCAAACCATCACTGCGACACCGTTTTTTCAGAAAAACCGGTCTTGCTCGTCGCTCCCGGGCCTTCACTGGATAAAAACATCGAATGGCTCAAAAGCCATCACGATCAGTTCATCATCGTGTGTGTCTTAAATGCCGTCAAAGCGCTTGAGAAACATGCGATTGTCCCTCATGTCGTTGTTCACGGGGATGAATCGGAATTCCACCTGCTTCAAACCTTTGCCCGTCTGGAAAACCCCGATTTTCTCAAAGATGCTTTCTTTATTCTCACTCCGAGCATCCCGATGCACGTTTTTACGCGGTACTACAAAAAAGAGCAGATATTTTTGTTTGAAGAACGCACCCGGTACAAACAAAGCTTCGGCCATCTTGAGGGGTTCAGTGTCGGCGAATTAACGTACGCGCTTTGTCTCCTTTTTGATGCACGGTCTTTATACCTTCTGGGGCTTGATCTGGCACTCGATCCGGAGACAGGTCGGACGCATGCCGGGGATCACCATAATGATACGACATTGGAAGGGAAAAATACTCTTAACGACAAAAACGTTCTGGACCTTTTTGCATCGACGATGCCGGTGAAAGGCAACTTTCTTGCCACCGTTTTCACGACTCCGCTCTTTGAAATGTCATTGCACCGCATGGAATATTTTACACGTCTCTACAAATCGGAAAACCAGCACGTTTACAATCTGAACAACGGAGCATTCTTTTACGGCACACTACCGACCAAAGTCACCAGCGTTGAAGAATTCACTTCTTTGGATCAGACTCTTATTCATTCCCGTCTTGAATCCTTTTTTCATGATGTCTCATCATCCAGACTCACACCCGAAGAAAGTAAACAATTTGATATTCGTAGAGAACATGTCCAAAGAACATTGGAGATCATCACGAACTTCTCAGAAAGCAACGTTTCATCGTTACAGCTTTTTTTCCAGGAATACAGCAAAATGGTCTCTCAGCTCGTCCAGTCTTCCGGAGACATAGAACTGGCACAGATTTTTACCGTTTATCTGGAATACATTTCAGGATACATCGGCGAATTCATTAACAGCAAAAACATCGACAATCCGAAGCGGCATACCAAAAAACTGCAGAAAATCGTCGTTGCCCAGCTTCTCAAACTGCATAACCATTACCAAACCTCGCTCAATAACGCCGAATTGGCAATCGCGGCTTTAGCCGAATAA
- a CDS encoding flagellin encodes NGLTLLNGGFQNKAFHIGAYSGETVKITIEDAQIASIGEFATSTGGTAIGSGTLGGASQISLAVRVGTTTISTGGYNGATGNTSLENAQGLVDLFNKNAQMEGVSIRASVIEAGAGTGGYTIRLDAGSSFAVVNNAGTALANSVVTSANTLDTVDVTTRKKAEFAIIKADYALKDINSIRSDIGSVQNQLEATVRNISVTQVNVTAAESQIRDVDFAAESANFAKLNILAQSGSYAMSQANAVQQNVLRLLQ; translated from the coding sequence TCAACGGATTGACACTGCTCAACGGCGGTTTCCAGAATAAAGCGTTCCACATCGGTGCGTATTCGGGTGAGACGGTCAAGATTACAATCGAGGATGCGCAGATCGCCAGTATCGGTGAATTCGCAACAAGTACAGGTGGAACTGCTATCGGTTCAGGTACATTGGGCGGCGCAAGTCAGATCAGTTTGGCGGTACGGGTAGGAACAACTACTATTTCTACCGGTGGATACAACGGAGCAACTGGAAATACCAGTCTTGAGAATGCGCAGGGGTTGGTTGACCTCTTTAACAAAAATGCGCAAATGGAAGGTGTATCGATTCGTGCGAGCGTTATTGAAGCGGGAGCGGGGACTGGTGGATATACCATTCGGTTGGATGCAGGTAGTTCTTTTGCCGTTGTCAATAATGCGGGAACGGCTTTGGCCAACTCTGTTGTTACATCGGCGAACACACTGGATACGGTAGACGTTACGACACGTAAAAAAGCAGAGTTCGCGATTATCAAAGCGGACTATGCGCTGAAAGATATCAACAGTATCCGTTCGGATATCGGATCGGTACAGAACCAGCTGGAAGCTACGGTACGGAACATTTCGGTTACGCAGGTGAACGTTACGGCGGCGGAGTCGCAGATTCGGGATGTCGACTTTGCGGCAGAATCGGCGAACTTTGCGAAACTGAACATCCTTGCGCAGTCGGGTTCATACGCGATGTCGCAGGCGAATGCCGTTCAGCAGAACGTATTGAGACTGTTGCAGTAG
- a CDS encoding flagellin: MGFRINTNIGAMNAHMFAQKTNAGLDKSLASLSSGLRINK; the protein is encoded by the coding sequence ATGGGTTTCAGAATTAACACGAATATCGGTGCGATGAACGCACACATGTTTGCACAGAAGACAAACGCCGGGTTGGATAAGAGCTTGGCGAGTTTGAGTTCGGGATTGCGGATCAACAAG
- the topA gene encoding type I DNA topoisomerase, producing the protein MKLIIVESPAKAKTIKNFLSKDYEVIASKGHIRDLPKNRFGIKIDNETLIPEYRISDDSTATVKQIQELAKKSDQIYIATDEDREGEAIGWHIAHAIDKDPAALPRIVFHEITKTAITHALETPRSIDMDRVNAQQARRLLDRIVGYKLSPLLASKIQKGLSAGRVQSSTLKIVVDREREIRAFVPEEYWSIDTVFAPDIEATLTLLHAEKIDKLSIKSGDEAKRIVETLKAQSYAVGEIETKERKSSTPPPFMTSTLQQAASSQLGFSPKKTMMIAQALYEGVKTPDGTSGVITYMRTDSLNLAGEAVEAAREVIGERYGKAYLPEKPKVYVKKAKGAQEAHEAIRPTMLSFTPEIAAGYLKPDEIKLYRLIYNRFLACQMNDARFEQQSIAFVSEAAEFRATGRKLLFDGFYRVTGSDDKDKLLPTLRTGESISIQSITTEQHFTEPPSRYSEASLIKKLETEGIGRPSTYAPTISTLQARDYITIEKRSIIPTEIAFTVTELLEKHFNEIVDAGFTAQMEETLDEISEAGKSWHAILLDFYYPFIEKIEAGKTSIASLKMAKPLGRNCPQCGSELLLRSGRYGEFIACSGFPKCKYTEQTEENKKEDSGAPADETSEETCEKCGAPMVIKNGRNGKFLACSAYPKCKNTKTLAEQKVSAIPCPDCGGKLIWRQSRRGAFWGCEHYPKCKFISKFEPSDKKCELEGCDGALARRTYRNKEVYECTKCKNRTPVEEENGE; encoded by the coding sequence TTGAAACTCATCATCGTCGAGTCTCCGGCCAAAGCCAAGACCATCAAAAACTTTCTCTCCAAAGACTACGAAGTCATCGCTTCCAAAGGGCACATCCGCGACCTGCCCAAAAACCGTTTCGGGATCAAGATCGACAACGAAACCCTGATTCCCGAGTACCGGATCAGCGATGACAGTACCGCTACCGTCAAACAGATCCAGGAACTTGCGAAAAAAAGCGATCAGATCTACATCGCGACCGATGAGGACCGCGAAGGAGAAGCAATCGGCTGGCACATCGCCCACGCCATCGATAAGGACCCCGCGGCACTCCCCCGGATCGTCTTTCACGAAATTACCAAAACCGCCATTACCCACGCGCTCGAAACCCCACGATCCATCGACATGGACCGGGTAAACGCCCAGCAGGCACGCCGTCTCCTGGATCGTATCGTGGGATACAAACTCTCCCCGCTGCTGGCCAGCAAAATCCAAAAAGGACTTTCCGCCGGACGGGTACAGTCCTCGACGCTGAAAATCGTCGTCGACCGGGAGCGTGAGATCCGCGCTTTCGTCCCCGAAGAATACTGGAGCATCGACACCGTCTTCGCTCCCGATATCGAAGCGACCCTTACCCTCCTCCATGCGGAAAAAATCGACAAGCTCTCAATCAAATCGGGCGACGAAGCCAAACGGATTGTTGAAACGCTCAAAGCGCAAAGCTATGCGGTCGGAGAGATCGAAACCAAAGAGCGCAAAAGCTCCACCCCCCCGCCGTTCATGACCTCGACACTGCAGCAGGCCGCCAGCTCGCAGCTTGGCTTCTCCCCCAAGAAAACGATGATGATCGCGCAGGCGCTGTACGAAGGGGTCAAAACGCCCGACGGGACGAGCGGGGTCATTACCTACATGCGTACCGACTCGCTCAACCTGGCCGGCGAAGCGGTCGAAGCGGCGCGTGAAGTGATCGGCGAACGCTACGGCAAAGCCTATCTTCCCGAAAAACCCAAAGTCTACGTCAAAAAGGCCAAAGGGGCCCAGGAGGCCCACGAAGCGATCCGTCCGACGATGCTCTCGTTCACGCCCGAAATTGCGGCCGGTTACCTCAAACCCGACGAAATCAAACTCTACCGCCTGATCTATAACCGCTTTTTAGCGTGTCAGATGAACGATGCCCGCTTCGAACAGCAAAGCATCGCGTTCGTATCCGAAGCGGCCGAATTCCGTGCGACGGGGCGAAAACTTCTCTTCGACGGATTTTACCGCGTCACCGGAAGCGACGATAAAGACAAGCTTCTCCCGACGCTGCGGACGGGGGAATCGATTTCGATCCAGAGCATCACTACCGAGCAGCATTTCACCGAGCCGCCCTCACGCTACTCGGAAGCAAGCCTGATCAAAAAGCTCGAAACCGAAGGGATCGGACGCCCTTCGACGTACGCCCCGACCATTTCGACACTGCAGGCGCGCGATTACATCACGATCGAAAAACGCTCGATCATTCCGACCGAAATCGCTTTTACCGTCACCGAACTGCTGGAAAAACACTTCAACGAAATCGTCGACGCGGGATTCACCGCCCAGATGGAAGAGACCCTCGATGAGATCAGCGAAGCGGGGAAATCGTGGCACGCTATCCTCCTCGATTTTTATTACCCTTTCATCGAGAAAATCGAAGCGGGAAAAACGTCCATCGCCAGCCTGAAAATGGCCAAGCCGCTCGGACGGAACTGCCCGCAGTGCGGCAGCGAACTGCTCCTGCGTTCGGGACGCTACGGCGAATTCATCGCCTGCAGCGGCTTCCCGAAATGCAAATACACCGAACAGACCGAAGAGAACAAAAAAGAGGATTCGGGTGCCCCTGCGGACGAAACGAGCGAAGAGACGTGCGAAAAATGCGGTGCGCCGATGGTGATCAAAAACGGTCGCAACGGGAAGTTCCTGGCGTGCAGCGCCTATCCCAAATGCAAAAACACGAAAACGCTCGCGGAGCAGAAAGTCTCCGCGATCCCCTGCCCCGACTGCGGCGGGAAACTGATCTGGCGCCAGTCGCGCCGGGGGGCGTTCTGGGGATGCGAACATTATCCCAAATGCAAATTCATCTCGAAATTCGAACCGAGCGACAAAAAATGCGAGCTCGAAGGGTGCGACGGAGCACTGGCACGCCGTACCTACCGGAACAAAGAGGTGTACGAGTGCACCAAATGCAAAAACCGCACACCGGTGGAAGAAGAGAACGGGGAATGA
- a CDS encoding YfcE family phosphodiesterase: MKIGLLSDTHSKKGRSQRLIDHLVSQGAEFLVHAGDIVKPEILEQLKASGLRYVAVYGNNDARLVEYHDRYNLVQEPHYFKLGGAAFKLMHLPFYMTADAEIVVFGHTHVFECDFKNRTLYLNPGECCARDKPFSSGAMLEITQELFKVTHYSRAVGSDTFEERHYTFERS, encoded by the coding sequence ATGAAAATCGGCCTTTTGTCCGATACCCACAGTAAAAAAGGACGCTCGCAACGCCTGATCGACCATCTCGTTTCACAGGGAGCGGAGTTTTTGGTCCATGCCGGGGACATCGTCAAACCCGAAATCCTCGAGCAGCTAAAAGCCAGCGGCTTGCGCTACGTCGCGGTTTACGGGAACAATGACGCCAGACTCGTCGAATACCATGACCGATACAACCTCGTGCAAGAGCCCCATTATTTCAAACTCGGCGGTGCCGCGTTCAAACTGATGCACCTGCCGTTTTACATGACTGCGGACGCGGAAATCGTCGTTTTCGGCCATACCCACGTCTTCGAATGCGATTTCAAAAACCGCACCCTATACCTCAATCCCGGAGAGTGCTGTGCCCGGGACAAACCGTTTTCGAGCGGGGCGATGCTGGAAATCACCCAGGAATTGTTCAAAGTCACCCATTATTCGCGCGCCGTCGGGAGCGATACCTTTGAAGAACGCCATTACACTTTTGAAAGATCGTAA
- a CDS encoding biotin synthase: MKKIFLCSICNINSGTCNEDCKFCSQSIKYKADIERYKQKPLPRILDEARRLEALGALGFCLVTAQKGLDDKTLEFVCNVAHAVKKEVPRLRLIACNGTASVDQLRELQRSGVAAYNHNLETSREFYSQICTTHPWDERYETCENVNTVGLKLISGGIFGMGETHDDRISMLRSLKELNPVSVPLNFYHHNPALPLNPSPLSVEEALSLITLARQTLDRADRIMIAGGREVTFKERQNEIFDAGANSIVIGDYLTTAGRDAHQDLQMLRGLGFAIATSPEDK, encoded by the coding sequence ATGAAAAAAATATTTCTCTGTTCCATCTGCAACATCAACAGTGGTACCTGCAATGAAGACTGCAAGTTTTGCAGCCAAAGCATCAAGTACAAAGCCGATATCGAACGTTACAAACAAAAACCGCTTCCCCGGATTCTCGACGAAGCACGACGCCTCGAAGCGCTCGGGGCGCTCGGATTCTGCCTCGTGACGGCCCAAAAAGGGCTGGATGACAAAACCCTCGAATTCGTCTGCAACGTCGCACACGCGGTAAAAAAAGAGGTTCCAAGACTCCGTCTGATCGCCTGTAACGGCACCGCGTCGGTAGATCAGCTGCGCGAACTCCAGCGCTCTGGGGTCGCGGCCTACAACCACAACCTGGAAACCAGCCGCGAATTCTATTCTCAAATCTGCACTACCCACCCGTGGGACGAACGGTACGAGACGTGCGAAAACGTCAATACCGTCGGACTCAAACTCATCAGCGGCGGAATTTTCGGAATGGGAGAGACCCACGATGACCGCATCAGCATGCTCCGTTCGCTCAAAGAGCTGAATCCCGTATCGGTCCCGCTGAACTTTTACCATCACAATCCCGCCCTGCCGCTTAATCCCAGTCCGCTGAGCGTGGAGGAAGCCCTCTCCCTCATCACCCTCGCGCGGCAAACGCTCGATCGGGCCGACCGTATCATGATCGCCGGCGGACGCGAAGTCACCTTCAAAGAACGGCAAAACGAAATCTTCGACGCCGGAGCCAACAGCATCGTCATCGGCGACTACCTCACAACCGCCGGGCGCGATGCCCACCAGGATCTGCAAATGCTTCGCGGACTCGGTTTCGCGATTGCTACCTCACCCGAAGACAAATAG
- a CDS encoding AMMECR1 domain-containing protein — MSQSVLLTIARRSIEEVLQAENIIDRNELLEQYPVLTQPIATQVNLYLGDELRGSAKSAVPEHSLLEDIIRNAKIAAFQDESFAPLVTSEYLRTSVELILFSPEGPLSHKDAPILSE; from the coding sequence GTGTCACAATCGGTACTGCTTACCATTGCCCGCCGCTCCATCGAAGAGGTTCTTCAAGCCGAAAACATCATCGACCGGAACGAACTGTTGGAACAATATCCCGTTTTGACGCAGCCGATCGCGACGCAGGTCAATCTCTACCTCGGCGACGAGCTCAGGGGAAGCGCCAAAAGCGCCGTTCCCGAGCATTCGCTGCTCGAAGACATCATCCGCAACGCCAAAATCGCCGCCTTTCAGGATGAGAGCTTCGCCCCTCTCGTCACCTCCGAATACCTTCGCACATCGGTCGAACTGATCCTTTTCAGCCCCGAGGGGCCCCTCAGCCATAAAGACGCCCCGATCCTCTCGGAATAA
- a CDS encoding NAD(P)-binding domain-containing protein, with translation MGHTYQLAIIGAGPAGIATAVESYVLGMRDIVLLEKDENHNATIRKFYKDSKRVDKDWKGQKVELDGTIYFVDGTKESTLDFFDRLLDNEVLELRTHTEVQKIVKNGDAFDVQVAGDSIRARYVVVTIGRMGKPNKPDYKIPPSIKDQVHYTLDGCGAGEKIMVVGGGDSAIEYAVELCGNNEVAICYRRGTFRRANPTNQADIAQAIANRAVRALLNTEITGVENESGKVNVLFSDGSSERFDRIVYAIGGTTPSGFLQSSGIREEDGKPVHDENYETNVPGLFVAGDITQESGGSIALGLNHGFAIARYIQSR, from the coding sequence ATGGGACACACCTACCAATTGGCGATTATCGGCGCCGGGCCGGCCGGCATAGCGACGGCCGTGGAAAGTTACGTGCTGGGGATGCGCGATATCGTGCTGCTGGAAAAAGACGAAAACCACAATGCGACCATCCGTAAATTCTACAAGGACAGCAAGCGGGTCGACAAAGACTGGAAGGGGCAGAAGGTCGAGCTCGACGGGACCATCTATTTCGTCGACGGAACCAAAGAGTCGACCCTCGATTTTTTCGACCGTCTGCTGGACAACGAAGTCCTGGAGCTTCGGACCCATACCGAAGTGCAGAAGATCGTTAAAAACGGCGATGCATTCGACGTACAGGTGGCGGGAGACTCGATCCGGGCCCGATACGTCGTCGTGACCATCGGACGGATGGGTAAGCCGAACAAGCCCGATTACAAAATCCCCCCTTCCATCAAGGATCAGGTCCATTATACGCTCGACGGCTGTGGTGCGGGTGAAAAAATCATGGTGGTGGGCGGAGGCGATTCCGCGATCGAGTACGCGGTAGAGTTATGCGGCAACAACGAGGTGGCGATCTGTTACCGGCGGGGGACGTTTCGGCGTGCCAATCCCACCAACCAGGCCGATATCGCACAGGCCATCGCCAATCGGGCCGTACGGGCACTTTTGAATACCGAAATCACGGGGGTCGAAAACGAAAGCGGAAAAGTGAACGTCCTGTTTTCCGACGGTTCGTCGGAACGGTTCGACCGGATCGTCTATGCGATCGGGGGGACGACCCCGAGCGGTTTTTTGCAAAGCAGCGGCATCCGCGAAGAGGACGGAAAACCGGTCCATGATGAAAACTACGAGACGAATGTTCCGGGCCTTTTCGTCGCCGGAGACATTACCCAGGAATCGGGGGGATCGATCGCGCTGGGGTTGAACCACGGCTTCGCCATCGCCCGCTACATCCAATCGCGCTGA
- a CDS encoding OmpA family protein: MKKIALSALVAATLVSAADYNYEISPVVGYLWNSTSDETNAGAMGGVDNRAVYGVELQMNNACELIKPEISVLYGRDRAAGYADKTGVLTTMLNGVYEVGDFSGITPFAKAGVGYEWYTNTHPNDYDGFLLDAGVGMKAALTEQLALKLEGLYLYKMNRNGVDGSNGEVHNIAALVGLSYSFGEKAAPAVAAPVAAQETKPEPKPEPKPEPKPLVAAPLDSDKDGVFDSKDQCPNSPAGFAVDAKGCNLDSDKDGVLDPADKCPDTPAGFKVDADGCPLKATLHLNFAFDSNKVVDADSTAKVDNFAAFMKESPAYKASIVGHTDSIGKEAYNQKLSEKRAEIVKSMLVERGVEADRLSTGGKGESTPIASNKTKEGRAENRRIEVELSH; encoded by the coding sequence ATGAAAAAAATCGCTTTGTCCGCTTTGGTAGCGGCGACGCTCGTTTCGGCGGCGGATTACAATTACGAAATCAGCCCGGTCGTCGGGTATCTGTGGAACAGTACCTCGGACGAAACCAACGCGGGAGCGATGGGAGGGGTCGACAACCGTGCCGTCTACGGCGTCGAGCTGCAGATGAACAACGCCTGCGAGCTGATCAAGCCCGAAATTTCAGTCCTTTACGGTCGCGACCGGGCAGCCGGTTATGCCGACAAAACAGGAGTGTTGACGACCATGCTCAACGGCGTCTACGAAGTCGGCGATTTTTCGGGGATCACCCCTTTCGCCAAAGCAGGGGTCGGGTATGAATGGTACACCAATACCCATCCCAACGATTACGACGGCTTTTTACTCGACGCCGGGGTGGGGATGAAAGCCGCCCTGACCGAGCAGCTCGCGTTGAAACTCGAGGGGCTGTATCTGTACAAAATGAACCGTAACGGCGTGGACGGCAGCAACGGCGAAGTCCACAACATCGCGGCGCTCGTCGGCCTGAGCTACAGTTTCGGCGAAAAAGCGGCCCCCGCCGTCGCGGCTCCGGTTGCCGCACAAGAGACCAAGCCCGAACCCAAACCCGAACCGAAACCTGAGCCCAAACCTCTCGTGGCCGCCCCGCTTGACAGCGACAAAGACGGGGTTTTCGACTCCAAAGACCAGTGTCCCAACTCTCCGGCAGGGTTTGCGGTCGATGCCAAAGGGTGCAATCTCGACAGCGACAAAGACGGCGTGCTCGATCCTGCCGACAAATGCCCCGATACTCCGGCCGGCTTTAAAGTCGATGCCGACGGATGCCCGCTCAAAGCGACCCTTCACCTCAATTTCGCATTCGATTCAAACAAAGTCGTCGATGCCGACAGCACGGCGAAAGTCGATAATTTCGCGGCGTTCATGAAAGAAAGCCCGGCGTACAAAGCTTCGATCGTGGGTCACACCGATTCCATCGGAAAAGAAGCGTACAATCAAAAACTTTCCGAAAAACGGGCTGAAATCGTCAAATCGATGCTCGTTGAACGCGGCGTAGAAGCAGACCGCCTCTCCACCGGCGGAAAAGGCGAATCAACACCGATCGCCAGCAACAAAACCAAAGAGGGACGTGCGGAAAACCGCCGCATCGAAGTCGAACTTTCACACTAA
- the msrA gene encoding peptide-methionine (S)-S-oxide reductase MsrA yields MEKALLGGGCFWCIEAVYRRVRGVSAAVSGYSGGMRKNPSYEQVCTGATGHAEVVEVTFDPAVITYEEILEIFWVIHDPTTLNAQGADKGTQYRSVIYYYNEQQRQKAIESIRKAQNDWNAPIVTEVSPLAEFYPAEPYHQNYYDEHPTQGYCYAVIAPKIEKFMKKYGGKVKR; encoded by the coding sequence ATGGAAAAAGCGTTATTGGGCGGAGGGTGCTTCTGGTGCATCGAAGCGGTTTACCGCCGTGTACGGGGCGTAAGTGCCGCAGTCAGCGGGTACAGCGGCGGGATGCGGAAAAATCCCAGCTACGAGCAGGTCTGTACGGGTGCGACGGGGCATGCCGAGGTAGTCGAAGTGACGTTCGATCCGGCGGTCATCACCTACGAAGAGATACTCGAGATTTTCTGGGTGATTCACGATCCCACCACACTCAACGCACAAGGGGCCGATAAAGGGACGCAATACCGCTCCGTCATCTACTATTACAACGAACAGCAGCGTCAGAAGGCCATCGAGTCGATTCGAAAGGCCCAAAACGACTGGAACGCTCCGATCGTCACCGAAGTCTCCCCTCTCGCCGAATTTTATCCGGCGGAACCGTATCATCAGAATTATTACGACGAACATCCGACGCAAGGGTACTGCTATGCGGTGATAGCTCCGAAAATAGAGAAATTTATGAAGAAATACGGCGGAAAAGTTAAGCGGTAG